In one window of Mesorhizobium sp. B2-1-1 DNA:
- a CDS encoding bifunctional aldolase/short-chain dehydrogenase translates to MKNLWNDGDAEKMVADYAKKGVGRDLALRVYTTRLLGGEPRLVLHGGGNTSCKTKATDLVGDEWDVLCVKGSGWDMAVIEPQGLPAVKMGALIKARALDKLSDEDMVALQRANLIDPSSPNPSVETLLHAFLPHKFVDHTHSTAILAIVDQEDSKPLVKTVFGTKMGYVPYIMPGFDLAKAAADVFDADPDVEGLILDKHGIFTFGDDAKQAYDRMIHYVNVAEEYVAKHAKPKAAKAALPAKLATPASIAPMLRGAVAVARGEGRFDRMISDFRTSDAIVDFINSAEIADYAARGVSTPDLSIRIKTGPMAVPAPDADKAGDYKAVIKNHVDAFAKEYRAYFETNDALDDVKRTMLDPMPRLTLVPGLGMFGHGRTLKDARIASDVGEMWIEAVRGAEAVGRFHPLSKADLFPLEYWSLEQAKLASNKPKPLTGQIVLITGGAGAIGAATAKLFADNGAHAVVVDLDGEKAADAAKKAGNNSIGVAADITDPDQVRAAFDKAVALYGGVDIVVSNAGAAWEGRIGELDDALLRKSFELNFFAHQSVAQNAVRIMLEQGTGGALLFNTSKQAVNPGPKFGAYGVPKAATLFLSRQYALDYGAHGIRSNAVNADRIRSGLLTDAMIASRSGARGVSEKEYMSGNLLGQEVTAQDVAQAFLHHALADRTTADVTTVDGGNIAAALR, encoded by the coding sequence ATGAAGAACCTGTGGAACGACGGCGACGCGGAGAAGATGGTTGCCGACTATGCAAAGAAAGGCGTCGGACGCGACCTCGCGCTACGCGTCTACACGACGCGCCTGCTGGGCGGCGAACCGCGACTGGTGCTGCATGGCGGCGGCAACACCTCCTGCAAGACCAAGGCGACCGATCTCGTCGGCGACGAATGGGACGTGCTGTGCGTCAAGGGCAGCGGCTGGGACATGGCCGTCATCGAGCCGCAGGGCCTGCCGGCGGTGAAGATGGGCGCGCTCATCAAGGCGCGCGCGCTGGACAAGCTCTCCGACGAGGACATGGTCGCGCTGCAGCGGGCGAACCTCATCGATCCGTCCTCGCCCAATCCTTCGGTCGAGACATTGCTGCATGCCTTCCTGCCGCACAAATTCGTCGACCACACGCACTCGACCGCCATCCTGGCGATCGTCGACCAGGAAGACAGCAAGCCGCTGGTGAAGACGGTGTTCGGGACCAAGATGGGCTACGTGCCCTACATCATGCCGGGCTTCGACCTCGCCAAGGCGGCGGCCGACGTCTTCGATGCCGACCCTGATGTGGAAGGACTGATCCTCGACAAGCACGGCATCTTCACCTTCGGCGACGACGCCAAGCAGGCCTACGATCGGATGATCCACTATGTGAATGTCGCCGAGGAGTATGTAGCCAAGCATGCCAAGCCCAAGGCGGCAAAGGCCGCGCTTCCGGCGAAGCTCGCGACGCCGGCTTCCATCGCTCCTATGTTGCGCGGCGCCGTGGCGGTGGCACGCGGCGAAGGCCGCTTCGACCGCATGATCAGCGATTTCCGCACCTCGGATGCGATCGTCGATTTCATCAATTCGGCCGAAATCGCCGACTACGCCGCGCGCGGCGTGTCGACGCCGGACCTGTCGATCCGCATCAAGACCGGGCCGATGGCGGTGCCGGCGCCAGATGCGGACAAGGCCGGCGACTACAAGGCCGTCATCAAGAACCATGTCGACGCCTTCGCCAAGGAATACCGCGCCTATTTCGAGACCAATGACGCGCTCGACGACGTCAAACGCACCATGCTCGACCCGATGCCGCGGCTGACGCTGGTGCCGGGGCTCGGCATGTTCGGCCATGGCCGCACGCTGAAGGATGCCAGGATCGCTTCCGATGTCGGCGAAATGTGGATCGAGGCCGTGCGTGGCGCCGAGGCGGTCGGCCGTTTTCATCCGCTTTCCAAGGCCGACCTGTTCCCGCTCGAATACTGGTCGCTGGAACAGGCCAAACTCGCCTCCAACAAGCCGAAGCCGCTGACCGGCCAGATCGTGCTGATCACTGGCGGTGCCGGTGCGATCGGCGCCGCGACAGCCAAGCTTTTCGCCGACAATGGCGCCCATGCGGTGGTCGTCGATCTCGATGGCGAAAAAGCCGCTGATGCGGCCAAGAAAGCGGGCAACAATTCGATCGGCGTCGCCGCCGATATCACCGATCCGGACCAAGTGCGTGCAGCCTTCGACAAGGCGGTCGCCCTGTATGGCGGCGTCGACATAGTGGTGTCCAATGCCGGTGCCGCCTGGGAAGGCCGGATCGGCGAACTTGACGACGCGCTGCTGCGCAAGAGCTTCGAGCTCAATTTCTTCGCCCACCAGTCGGTGGCGCAGAACGCGGTGCGCATCATGCTCGAACAGGGTACCGGCGGCGCTCTCCTGTTCAACACCTCCAAGCAGGCGGTCAATCCGGGTCCGAAATTCGGCGCCTATGGCGTGCCGAAGGCGGCGACGCTGTTCCTGTCCCGGCAATATGCACTGGATTACGGCGCGCATGGCATCCGTTCCAACGCCGTCAATGCCGACCGCATCCGCTCCGGGCTGTTGACCGACGCCATGATCGCAAGCCGTTCCGGCGCGCGCGGTGTCTCGGAAAAAGAATACATGTCCGGCAATCTGCTCGGCCAGGAAGTGACCGCGCAGGACGTGGCGCAGGCTTTCCTGCACCACGCGCTGGCCGACCGCACAACCGCCGACGTAACGACGGTCGACGGCGGCAATATCGCGGCGGCGCTGCGGTAG
- a CDS encoding type II toxin-antitoxin system RelB/DinJ family antitoxin: MATDTVVRARIDTATKDQATEALAAMGLSVSDAIRLLLVRVAADKEFPFPVKVPNATTQKAIAELEKGKGKRFASADELFKDLGI, from the coding sequence ATGGCAACGGATACGGTTGTCCGCGCTCGAATTGATACGGCGACAAAGGACCAGGCTACCGAAGCCCTGGCGGCAATGGGACTGTCGGTCTCCGACGCCATTCGCCTGCTGCTGGTCCGCGTCGCCGCCGACAAGGAATTTCCCTTTCCGGTGAAGGTGCCGAACGCAACCACCCAAAAGGCCATTGCCGAATTGGAAAAAGGCAAAGGCAAGCGTTTCGCGTCAGCCGACGAATTGTTCAAGGATTTGGGCATCTGA